A part of Oncorhynchus gorbuscha isolate QuinsamMale2020 ecotype Even-year unplaced genomic scaffold, OgorEven_v1.0 Un_scaffold_2233, whole genome shotgun sequence genomic DNA contains:
- the LOC124017476 gene encoding LOW QUALITY PROTEIN: solute carrier organic anion transporter family member 2B1-like (The sequence of the model RefSeq protein was modified relative to this genomic sequence to represent the inferred CDS: inserted 1 base in 1 codon), which translates to MMASDLQMNSEQLRSKPSTRCRSPFNSIKFFVLCHGMLQLAQLLVSGYLKSSISTIERRYGFSSQKSGILASFNEVGNTVLIVFVSFFGSRVHRPRFIGGGALVASLAALMMALPHFISGPYEYTVHISQSKDDNSGLCQLESSFQTPLSNHSCTQQESHAQQGVFPLLLLGQLLLGIGGVPIQPFGISYIDDYASKRNSPFYLGILLAVTSIGPAFGFMMGSFMLNFYVDIDKMSKDEIGLERGDPRWAGAWWLGFVVAASFLFLTSLPYLFFPQQMPKEEAAGNAKEPRAEEEKKPLPDPVQELTLKQFLKSFPRIALRTLRNPIYLLVVLAQVHLAAMIAGLATFMAKFIERQFTQTASFSNMMIGGVNIPLAVLGIVLGGALMRRLKISTRGSALMCTSAILMCILTALPLLLLGCSTQRVTGVYPTKQNRSLECSSGCSCPTEAFNPVCGSDGVEFRSPCHAGCLTKVLDDNTSKILKYTDCGCIGVSRSYGYALPGTCGSDCKHLLLPFMVLSALTCFIASFSQTPSYMMILRTVRPEDKSFAVGXQYMLFRVLAFLPAPVLYGTAIDTTCIIWGKKCGRKTSCHYYNMDLFRQRFLGLQAFFVTGAFVCFLLSLLVLRHRAGKQGKQAGQGYTMIDRELSPDKNTASKELQNMAA; encoded by the exons ATGATGGCCAGCGACCTCCAGATGAACTCTGAACAATTGAGGTCGAAGCCTTCCACCAGATGCAGGAGCCCCTTCAACAGCATCAAG ttCTTCGTGCTATGCCATGGTATGCTCCAGCTGGCCCAACTGTTGGTGTCTGGGTATCTGAAGAGCTCCATCTCCACTATAGAGAGACGCTACGGCTTCTCCAGCCAGAAGTCTGGCATCCTGGCCTCATTCAATGAG gtggggaACACGGTCCTGATAGTGTTTGTGAGTTTCTTTGGTAGCCGTGTTCACCGGCCACGGTTCATCGGTGGAGGGGCACTGGTGGCCAGTCTGGCCGCTTTGATGATGGCCCTGCCTCATTTCATCAGTGGCCCCTATGAGTACACAGTCCACATCAGCc AATCCAAGGATGACAACTCTGGTCTCTGCCAATTAGAGAGCTCCTTCCAAACACCCTTGTCCAATCACAGCTGCACACAGCAGGAGAGTCATGCTCAGCAGGGCGTATTCCCGCTCCTGCTCCTAGGACAGCTACTCCTGGGAATCGGCGGCGTTCCCATCCAACCCTTCGGGATCTCCTACATTGATGACTATGCCAGCAAGAGAAACTCTCCCTTCTACCTCG GTATTCTCCTGGCTGTCACGTCTATCGGTCCTGCATTTGGTTTCATGATGGGCTCCTTCATGCTGAATTTTTATGTCGACATCGACAAGATGTCCAAAG ATGAGATAggtctggagagaggggaccCTCGCTGGGCGGGAGCCTGGTGGTTGGGCTTTGTCGTGGCagcctccttcctctttctcaccTCCCTGCCCTACCTCTTCTTCCCCCAACAGATGCCAAAAGAG GAAGCTGCAGGCAATGCCAAAGAACCCAGAGCCGAGGAGGAAAAGAAACCACTGCCAGACCCCGTCCAGGAGCTCACCCTCAAACAGTTCCTCAAAA gtTTCCCCCGTATCGCCCTGAGGACCCTGCGGAACCCCATCTACCTGTTGGTGGTGCTGGCACAGGTCCACCTGGCAGCTATGATAGCCGGCCTTGCCACCTTCATGGCCAAGTTCATAGAGCGCCAGTTCACCCAGACCGCCtccttctccaacatgatgatcG GTGGGGTGAACATCCCTCTGGCGGTGCTGGGCATTGTGCTGGGCGGGGCTCTGATGAGGAGGCTGAAAATCTCTACTCGAGGCTCCGCCCTCATGTGCACGTCAGCCATCTTGATGTGTATACTCACCgcactgcctctcctcctcctcggcTGCTCCACACAGAGGGTCACTGGCGTCTACCCCACCAA ACAGAACAGGTCTTTGGAGTGTAGCTCTGGGTGCTCCTGTCCAACTGAGGCCTTTAACCCTGTGTGTGGCTCAGACGGGGTGGAGTTCAGATCGCCCTGTCATGCAGGCTGCTTGACCAAAGTACTGGATGACAATACCAGCAAAATCCTG aaaTACACCGACTGTGGCTGCATAGGGGTCAGCAGATCCTATGGTTATGCATTGCCAGGGACATGCGGTAGTGACTGTAAACACCTCCTCCTGCCCTTCATGGTTCTCTCAGCTCTCACCTGCTTTATTGCATCGTTCTCACAGACCCCATCCTACATGATGATACTGAG GACAGTGAGACCAGAGGATAAGTCTTTTGCTGTGG TTCAGTACATGCTCTTCAGAGTGCTGG CGTTCCTGCCAGCCCCAGTTCTGTATGGCACTGCCATAGACACCACCTGTATCATCTGGGGGAAGAAGTGTGGGAGGAAGACGTCCTGTCACTACTACAACATGGACCTCTTCAGACAGAG GTTCCTGGGTCTGCAGGCATTCTTTGTCACCGGAGCGTTTGTCTGCTTCCTGCTCTCCCTCCTGGTCCTGAGACATAGGGCAGGGAAACAAGGCAAGCAGGCAGGACAGGGATACACTATGATTGACAGAGAGCTGAGTCCAGACAAGAACACCGCCTCCAAAGAATTGCAGAATATGGCAGCATGA